Proteins from a genomic interval of Mustela lutreola isolate mMusLut2 chromosome 4, mMusLut2.pri, whole genome shotgun sequence:
- the LOC131830305 gene encoding olfactory receptor 13A1-like — MKLWVEIHLIVLEIPLSLRTMSNQTLVTEFILQGFSEQPEYHVLLLSCFLSLYSMALIGNILIILAITFNPGLHIPMYFFLCNLATMDIICTSSIMPKALEGLLSKDSSISYGGCMAQLYFLIWSASSELLLLTVMAYDRYTAICHPLHYSTTMSKAFCCKLATSVWVLCAFNAAIHTGLMLRLNFCGPNVITHFFCEAPPLLLLSCSSTYVNSIMIVLADAFYGILNFLMTIVSYGFIISSILKMQTAEGKKKAFSTCSSHLIVVCMYYTAVFYAYISPVSSYSAEKSKLAGVLYTMVSPTLNPLIYTLRNKEVKAALRKLFAFSRS; from the coding sequence ATGAAGCTGTGGGTAGAGATTCACCTGATAGTCCTGGAAATCCCTCTCAGCCTAAGGACCATGAGTAACCAGACGCTCGTAACAGAATTTATCCTGCAGGGATTTTCAGAACAGCCAGAATATCATGTGCTCTTATTAAGctgtttcctctccctctactctatGGCTCTCATAGGTAATATCCTCATCATTTTGGCCATCACCTTTAACCCTGGGCTTCATAtccccatgtatttttttctgtgcaactTGGCTACTATGGATATTATCTGCACCTCTTCCATCATGCCCAAAGCCCTGGAGGGTCTGCTGTCAAAGGACAGCTCCATCTCTTATGGGGGCTGCATGGCCCAACTCTATTTCCTCATATGGTCTGCATCCTCTGAGCTGCTGCTCCTCACAGTCATGGCCTATGACCGGTACACAGCCATCTGCCATCCTCTGCATTACAGCACCACAATGAGCAAGGCATTCTGCTGCAAGCTGGCTACAAGTGTATGGGTGCTCTGTGCCTTCAATGCGGCCATCCACACAGGGCTGATGCTACGGTTAAATTTCTGTGGCCCTAATGTCATTACCCATTTTTTCTGTGAGGCCcctcctctgctgcttctctcctgtAGCTCCACCTATGTGAACAGCATCATGATTGTCCTGGCTGATGCGTTTTATGGCATATTGAACTTCCTGATGACCATCGTGTCATACGGCTTTATCATCTCTAGCATCCTCAAGATGCAGACTgcagaggggaagaagaaagccttttccacctgctcctcccaccttATTGTGGTGTGCATGTATTATACTGCTGTCTTCTATGCCTACATAAGCCCAGTCTCCAGCTATAGTGCAGAGAAGAGCAAGTTGGCTGGTGTACTGTATACTATGGTGAGCCCTACACTCAACCCCCTCATCTATACTTTAAGAAACAAGGAGGTCAAGGCAGCCCTCAGGAAGCTTTTCGCCTTCTCCAGAAGTTAA